A stretch of DNA from Gammaproteobacteria bacterium:
AAACCCCGATTGAAGAAATTAAAATCCTCTGTCAGTGTATATTTTCTATTTCCTAACCCAAATTGCCTACCAGTGGTAAATTTCATAATTCCTCCTAAATTATTTTATATCTTGCTTTTATTCTAATCCTGCATAAAGAAATTACAATAAAAGCACAATAAAAGGGGACAGATTTATTTGATACCACAGACTCTGCTCAAAAAACCTCTGATCAAAACAAATAAATCTGTCCCCTTTCAGATCGTCCCTTTTCAGATCGAAATCCGCTAACCTGGATCGCCAGGATAGACGTATTCTTTTTTCATCTGTGCCAGTGCCTGTACCCGTCTGCGATCCAGTTCTTCACCCAGTTCTTTTCCTTGCCAGCCTTCATCAAGCAGTGCTTGGGTATCAATGGCTCTGACCGCCTCGCCGGCGGCTTGCAGATAATCGCCCTGCGGAAATTCCTTGTCCTCAAAACCGAGGCGACCGCGTGAATCGGCCTTGCAGGCGAGCAGGAAATCGCCTAGTCGTTGGGGTCGTCGAAAAATATCGGTGGCCTTTAATAGTTTTAACAGGGTTGCTGGGCGCAACTCGCAGGCGCGGTGATAATGCCCGTGATATTGTGTCACTACCTGTGCCAGTTCACGGTATTCGCGTGGTACCTTGAGTCGATCACAGAGTTGTTTTAACGGTGCTTCACCACGCCCTTCGTGGCCATGATGACTGGGCCATTCTTCTTTTGGGGTTAGTGCCTTGCCCAGGTCATGTACCAGGGCGGCAAAACGTATGGTGGTATTCTGGCTCAGACGCGCGGCTTGCTCTAGTACCATCATAGTGTGAATACCAGTATCCTCTTCCGGGTGATAATGCAGGGGTTGAGGTACACCAAACAGTGCCTCGATCTCGGGAAACAACACTGCCAATCCTCCGCAGGCGCGTAACACTTCAAAGAAGCGCATGGGTTCATCCTCGCCAAGTGCCTTTTCCATCTCCTTCCAGACCCGTTCGGCGACCAGGTAATCCGCCTCGCCCGAGCGAATCATATCCTGCATCAAGATATTGGTATCTTCGCTGACACGGAAACCCTGGCGTGCAAAACGGGCGGCAAAACGGGCAACGCGCAAGATACGCACGGGATCTTCGGCAAAAGCGGGAGAAACATGCCGCAGTGTTCCGTTACGCAAGTCGTCTTGTCCACCATAGGGATCAATCAACTCACCCTGGGGTGTCTCGACAATGGCGTTAATGGTTAGATCACGGCGTAACAAATCCTGTTCCAGCGTTACATCTGGGGCAGCATGCATGGTGAAGCCATGATAGCCGTGCCCACTCTTACGCTCGGTACGTGCTAATGCATATTCTTCGTGAGTCTCGGGATGCAGGAATACTGGAAAATCCTTGCCAACGGGACGATAACCCTGCGCCAGCATCTCTTCCGGGGTCGCACCCACCACCAACCAGTCACGCTCATGCACGGGGAGGCCTAACAGCTTATCGCGTACCGCACCTCCTACCAGATAAATTTTCATTGAGCCTCTGTTTGTAATAATTTAAAAATATCTATGGTGCGAGATACGCACCCTTTTGTTTTTCTCCAACGTGCCGTCGGGTTCTCCACGCGCATAATCAAGCGGCTGTAACTCCAACTCAATTTGCTACACACCGTGTAGCAAATCTCTCAATCGGGGTAGATAAGGTAAAACCGTCGAAAACTTCTTAAATTTGCATCATTCATTACCATTATGGATCCCCGCATTCGCGAGGCTGACACAAACCATGGTGCGTAATACGCACCCTACCGCTCTTTTATAGTAGGATAACCACATAGGGCATATTCATCCAGCTATTGAGAACAAAAACATGTCACTCAAGTCAATTAATCCTGCTGATGGTAACACCATCGAGACGCCGACAGCGCATACGGCGTTACAGATGGAATACGCTATTGAACAGGCGCATCAAGCCTTCCCTGAGTGGTCAACGACTCACCTGGATCAACGCTGTCGCTATCTGCATGAGATTGCCCTGGCTCTGCGTAACAAAAAGGAAGAACTGGCACGACTCTGCACCCTGGAGATGGGTAAGCTATATAAGGAGTCGCTGGCGGAGATCGAGAAGTGCGCCCAGGGCTGCGAATATTATGCTGATCATGGTGCAGAATTTCTTGCCCATGAGGCCATTGCCAGTGATGCGGGTAACAGTTACATCCGCTATCAGGCAATGGGCACCATACTGGCGGTGATGCCCTGGAACTTTCCCTTCTGGCAAGTCTTCCGTTTTGCTGCACCCGCACTACTGGCGGGTAACACTATCGTGCTCAAACATGCCTCTAATGTGCCTCAGTGCGCGCTTGCTATTGAACAGATCATCCGTTCTACAGGTATACCCTACGATGTTTTCCACACGCTGCTAATCCCGTCTAGCTGGGTGGCAAGAGTGATTGCTGACCCGCGTATCCATGCCATTACCCTCACCGGTAGCGAGGCGGCGGGACGTGCCGTGGCTGGCGTGGCGGCACAACACTTGAAAAAAACAGTACTGGAACTGGGTGGTTCTGATCCGTTCGTGGTACTGGATGATGCCGACCTGGATCTGGCGGTAAAAAATGCTGTGTTATCACGCTTCATGA
This window harbors:
- a CDS encoding multifunctional CCA addition/repair protein, with the translated sequence MKIYLVGGAVRDKLLGLPVHERDWLVVGATPEEMLAQGYRPVGKDFPVFLHPETHEEYALARTERKSGHGYHGFTMHAAPDVTLEQDLLRRDLTINAIVETPQGELIDPYGGQDDLRNGTLRHVSPAFAEDPVRILRVARFAARFARQGFRVSEDTNILMQDMIRSGEADYLVAERVWKEMEKALGEDEPMRFFEVLRACGGLAVLFPEIEALFGVPQPLHYHPEEDTGIHTMMVLEQAARLSQNTTIRFAALVHDLGKALTPKEEWPSHHGHEGRGEAPLKQLCDRLKVPREYRELAQVVTQYHGHYHRACELRPATLLKLLKATDIFRRPQRLGDFLLACKADSRGRLGFEDKEFPQGDYLQAAGEAVRAIDTQALLDEGWQGKELGEELDRRRVQALAQMKKEYVYPGDPG
- a CDS encoding NAD-dependent succinate-semialdehyde dehydrogenase; protein product: MSLKSINPADGNTIETPTAHTALQMEYAIEQAHQAFPEWSTTHLDQRCRYLHEIALALRNKKEELARLCTLEMGKLYKESLAEIEKCAQGCEYYADHGAEFLAHEAIASDAGNSYIRYQAMGTILAVMPWNFPFWQVFRFAAPALLAGNTIVLKHASNVPQCALAIEQIIRSTGIPYDVFHTLLIPSSWVARVIADPRIHAITLTGSEAAGRAVAGVAAQHLKKTVLELGGSDPFVVLDDADLDLAVKNAVLSRFMNAGQSCIAAKRFILVEAIADEFIRRFKQAVEVLIPGDPMQEGTTLAPMSRHDLRDELHEQVLDALSKGAIAVAGCLPGAGNGAFYQASILDRVIPGMRAYDEELFGPVAIILRASDEIEAMQLANNTRFGLGGSIWTQDKVRGEKLAHQLQCGAAFVNGMVKSDPRLPFGGIKDSGYGRELSRYGLYEFMNIRTIWIR